From Rhododendron vialii isolate Sample 1 chromosome 10a, ASM3025357v1, the proteins below share one genomic window:
- the LOC131304259 gene encoding monothiol glutaredoxin-S6, producing the protein MAKSWIIGRKLSLTAVLFVVVIGSSGPKQSLASNSASAFVQNVIYSNRIAIFSKSHCPYSVHAKRIFNELHEQAFIVELDLRDDGYKIQDVLLELVGRRTVPQVFVNGKHVGGSDDLRTAVQNGHLQNLLSRS; encoded by the exons ATGGCGAAGAGTTGGATTATTGGAAGAAAATTGTCATTAACAGCAGTATTATTTGTTGTTGTGATTGGTAGTAGTGGACCAAAACAATCCCTAGCATCAAATTCCGCGTCGGCTTTTGTTCAGAACGTCATCTACTCCAACAGGATTGCTATCTTCTCCAAATCTCATTGTCC GTATTCGGTGCATGCCAAGAGAATATTCAATGAACTACATGAGCAAGCTTTTATTGTGGAGCTTGATCTCCGAG ACGATGGGTATAAAATTCAGGATGTTCTTCTAGAACTGGTGGGTCGACGCACTGTCCCTCAAGTATTTGTTAATGGAAAGCATGTTGGTGGCTCTGATG ATCTCAGAACTGCTGTCCAGAATGGTCACTTACAGAACCTTCTTAGTCGGAGTTGA